From Streptomyces sp. NBC_00690, a single genomic window includes:
- a CDS encoding iron-containing alcohol dehydrogenase family protein, translating to MPVLTRLIPSPVVVDISRGALDDLAGLLADQRISSSGKLAVAISGGSGRTLRERLSPVLPGADWYEVADGTIDSAVTLADAIKGQRYDAVVALGGGKIIDVTKYAAARVGLPMVSVATNLAHDGICSPVATLDNDNGRGSYGVPTPIAMVIDLDVVREAPPRFIRSGIGDTVSNLSAIADWELSHEINGEPVDGLAAAMARTAGEAVLRHPGGVGDDAFLTVLAEALVLTGIAMSISGDTRPSSGACHEISHAFDLLHPQRAASHGEQVGLGAAFAMHLRGATEASGLIAEVLRRHELPVLPTEIGFTVDEFVEAVNYAPQTRPGRFTILEHLDLTPDQIRDAYADYAKTIRS from the coding sequence GTGCCAGTACTGACCCGGCTCATTCCGTCGCCGGTCGTCGTCGACATCAGCAGGGGAGCCCTCGACGATCTGGCCGGGCTCCTCGCCGACCAGCGCATCTCGTCGTCCGGCAAGCTCGCGGTGGCGATCAGCGGCGGCTCGGGGCGCACCCTGCGCGAGAGGCTCTCGCCGGTGCTCCCGGGCGCGGACTGGTACGAGGTCGCGGACGGCACCATCGACTCCGCGGTGACGCTCGCCGACGCCATCAAGGGACAGCGGTACGACGCCGTGGTCGCCCTGGGCGGCGGCAAGATCATCGACGTCACCAAGTACGCGGCGGCCCGCGTCGGGCTGCCCATGGTGTCCGTCGCCACCAACCTCGCCCATGACGGCATCTGCTCGCCCGTCGCCACCCTCGACAACGACAACGGCCGCGGCTCCTACGGCGTGCCCACGCCCATCGCCATGGTCATCGACCTCGATGTGGTGCGCGAGGCGCCGCCCCGGTTCATCCGCTCCGGCATCGGCGACACCGTCTCCAATCTCTCCGCCATCGCCGACTGGGAGCTGTCCCACGAGATCAACGGCGAACCGGTCGACGGACTGGCCGCCGCCATGGCCCGGACCGCGGGCGAAGCCGTGCTGCGGCACCCCGGCGGGGTGGGGGACGACGCGTTCTTGACCGTGCTGGCCGAGGCCCTGGTCCTCACCGGCATCGCGATGTCGATCAGCGGTGACACCCGACCCTCGTCCGGTGCCTGCCACGAGATCAGCCACGCCTTCGACCTGCTCCACCCCCAACGAGCCGCGAGCCACGGTGAACAGGTCGGTCTGGGAGCCGCCTTCGCCATGCACCTGCGGGGTGCCACCGAGGCATCGGGACTCATCGCGGAAGTGCTGCGCAGACACGAACTGCCGGTGCTGCCCACCGAAATCGGGTTCACCGTGGACGAATTCGTCGAGGCCGTGAACTACGCCCCCCAGACCCGCCCCGGGCGCTTCACCATCCTTGAGCACCTTGACCTCACCCCCGACCAGATCAGGGACGCGTACGCCGACTATGCCAAGACCATCCGTAGCTGA
- the idi gene encoding isopentenyl-diphosphate Delta-isomerase: MPTSPATATNSAPPTILLELVDEQGNTVGTAEKLAAHQAPGQLHRAFSVFLFDEQGRLLIQRRAAGKYHSPGVWSNTCCGHPYPGEAPFAAAARRTHEELGLSPSLLAAAGTVRYNHPDPASGLVEQEYNHLFVGLVQAPVLPDPDEVGETAYVTADELAERVEKDTFSTWFMTVLDAARPAVREMTGRACGW, from the coding sequence ATGCCGACCTCACCAGCCACCGCCACGAACAGTGCACCCCCCACGATTCTGCTCGAATTGGTCGACGAGCAGGGCAATACTGTCGGCACCGCGGAGAAGCTCGCCGCCCACCAGGCACCCGGGCAACTGCATCGGGCCTTCTCCGTCTTCCTCTTCGATGAGCAGGGCCGCCTGCTCATCCAGCGCCGCGCCGCCGGCAAGTATCACTCCCCCGGCGTCTGGTCGAACACCTGTTGCGGACACCCGTACCCGGGCGAGGCGCCGTTCGCCGCCGCGGCCCGGCGCACCCACGAGGAGCTTGGCCTCTCGCCCTCGCTGCTCGCCGCAGCGGGCACGGTCCGCTACAACCACCCGGACCCGGCGTCGGGCCTGGTGGAGCAGGAGTACAACCACCTCTTCGTGGGTCTCGTCCAGGCCCCGGTACTGCCCGATCCCGACGAGGTCGGCGAAACGGCCTACGTCACGGCGGACGAGTTGGCCGAGCGGGTCGAGAAGGACACCTTCTCGACCTGGTTCATGACGGTGTTGGACGCGGCGCGCCCCGCGGTCAGGGAAATGACGGGCCGCGCCTGCGGCTGGTAG
- a CDS encoding LPFR motif small protein, translated as MFRAIADVFRTLGSAVATVVTLPFRLLARLFGGASGRGGRTRRA; from the coding sequence ATGTTCCGCGCCATCGCAGATGTGTTCCGTACCCTCGGCTCCGCCGTCGCCACCGTCGTCACCCTGCCGTTCCGTCTTCTGGCCCGTCTCTTCGGCGGAGCATCGGGCCGAGGCGGCCGTACGCGACGTGCCTGA
- a CDS encoding HdeD family acid-resistance protein: MAGTAQAPKKLKRNFSLLAALGVILVLAGLVGLIYTWAATLTSMLLFGWLLLIGGVIGLLHAIESRGSDYFWLAVVVAALNIAAGVVVIRHPEGSAEALTLFAALLFLTGGLFRLVGSLVVRGPQFGWTLLQGAFGLLLGILVLGNWPESSRYVLGLFFSLALLFDGLGLLAIGVGGRRIVRMVAEPAGPEGRGGRTTAPGATGPSPGIGDDAHRPEGDQDQSRG, translated from the coding sequence ATGGCCGGTACCGCTCAGGCGCCCAAGAAACTGAAGCGCAACTTCAGTCTGCTGGCCGCGCTCGGTGTGATCCTCGTGCTCGCCGGACTCGTCGGCCTGATCTACACCTGGGCCGCCACGCTCACCTCCATGCTGCTGTTCGGCTGGCTGCTGCTCATCGGCGGGGTGATCGGTCTGCTGCACGCCATCGAGTCCCGTGGCAGCGACTACTTCTGGCTGGCCGTGGTGGTCGCGGCACTGAACATCGCCGCGGGAGTCGTGGTGATCAGACACCCGGAGGGGTCGGCGGAGGCCCTGACGCTCTTCGCAGCGCTCCTGTTTCTCACCGGCGGGCTCTTTCGGCTGGTGGGTTCCCTGGTGGTGCGCGGTCCGCAGTTCGGCTGGACGCTGCTCCAGGGGGCTTTCGGGCTGCTGCTGGGCATTCTGGTCCTGGGTAACTGGCCGGAGAGCAGCCGGTACGTCCTGGGGCTGTTCTTCTCGCTGGCACTGCTCTTCGACGGTCTGGGACTGCTGGCGATCGGGGTCGGCGGCCGTCGGATCGTCCGTATGGTCGCCGAGCCTGCGGGTCCGGAGGGTAGGGGTGGGCGGACCACCGCCCCCGGTGCCACCGGCCCCTCGCCCGGGATCGGCGACGACGCACACCGGCCAGAAGGAGACCAGGACCAGTCGCGCGGTTGA
- a CDS encoding phosphocholine cytidylyltransferase family protein — translation MIGLVLAAGAGRRLRPYTDTLPKALVPVAGEKTVLDLTLSNFAEIGLTEAAIVVGYRKEAVYERQAALEAAYGLKLTLVENDKAEEWNNAYSLWCAREVLKRGVILANGDTVHPVSVERTLLAARGEGRKIILALDTVKQLADEEMKVITDDADQVRRITKLMDPTTATGEYIGVTLIEPEAAVELADALKVTFERDPDLYYEDGYQELADRGFGVDVAPIGDVSWVEIDNHDDLTKGRGIACQY, via the coding sequence ATGATCGGCCTCGTACTGGCCGCCGGTGCCGGACGGCGACTGCGCCCCTACACCGACACGCTTCCGAAGGCCCTCGTGCCCGTGGCGGGTGAGAAGACCGTCCTCGACCTCACCCTGAGCAACTTCGCCGAGATCGGGCTCACCGAAGCGGCGATCGTCGTCGGTTACCGCAAGGAAGCTGTCTACGAGCGTCAGGCCGCCCTGGAAGCCGCCTACGGCCTCAAGCTCACCCTCGTCGAGAACGACAAGGCCGAGGAGTGGAACAACGCCTACTCCCTGTGGTGTGCCCGGGAGGTCCTCAAGCGCGGAGTCATCCTCGCCAACGGGGACACCGTCCACCCGGTCTCCGTCGAGCGGACCCTGCTGGCAGCCCGGGGCGAGGGTCGAAAGATCATCCTCGCCCTGGACACGGTGAAGCAGCTCGCCGACGAGGAGATGAAGGTCATCACGGACGACGCCGACCAGGTGCGGCGCATCACCAAGCTGATGGACCCCACGACCGCGACCGGCGAGTACATCGGCGTCACCCTGATCGAACCCGAGGCGGCCGTCGAGCTCGCGGACGCCCTCAAGGTCACCTTCGAGCGTGACCCCGACCTCTACTACGAGGACGGCTACCAGGAGCTCGCCGACCGCGGCTTCGGCGTGGACGTGGCCCCCATCGGCGACGTCAGCTGGGTGGAGATCGACAACCACGACGACCTCACGAAGGGCCGTGGGATCGCGTGCCAGTACTGA
- a CDS encoding glycosyltransferase family 2 protein → MGDRPDDLRALLDSVAAQKGDPVSVVVVGNGAPATGVPAGVRTVELPENLGIPGGRNAGIEAFGPSGAEMDALLFLDDDGLLPDPGTAELVREAFTADARLGILSFRIADPQTGVTQRRHVPRLRAADPMRSSRVTTFLGGASAVRTAVFAEVGGLPAEFFYAHEETDLAWRALDAGWSIDYRSDLLLHHPTTAPSRHAVYHRMVARNRVWLARRNLPAPLVPIYLGVWVLLTLARRPSAPALKAWLGGFAEGWRAPCGVRRPMKWRTVWRLTRLGRPPVI, encoded by the coding sequence ATGGGTGACCGCCCCGACGATCTGCGGGCCCTGCTGGATTCGGTGGCCGCGCAGAAGGGCGACCCCGTCTCCGTGGTGGTCGTCGGCAACGGCGCCCCGGCCACCGGGGTGCCCGCTGGGGTGCGGACGGTGGAGCTGCCGGAGAACCTGGGCATCCCGGGCGGGCGCAATGCCGGCATCGAGGCGTTCGGACCGTCCGGCGCGGAGATGGACGCGCTGCTCTTCCTCGACGACGACGGACTGCTGCCCGACCCCGGTACCGCCGAACTGGTGCGGGAGGCGTTCACGGCGGACGCCCGGCTGGGCATTCTCAGCTTCCGGATCGCGGACCCGCAGACGGGCGTCACCCAGCGTCGTCATGTACCGCGACTGCGTGCGGCCGACCCGATGCGCTCGTCCCGGGTGACCACCTTCCTCGGTGGTGCCAGTGCCGTGCGCACCGCGGTGTTCGCCGAGGTCGGCGGGTTGCCCGCGGAGTTCTTCTACGCACACGAGGAGACCGACCTCGCCTGGCGGGCCCTCGATGCGGGATGGTCCATCGACTACCGCTCGGACCTGCTGCTCCACCACCCGACGACAGCACCCTCCCGGCACGCGGTCTACCACCGTATGGTGGCGCGCAACCGGGTCTGGCTGGCCCGTCGTAACCTGCCCGCACCCCTGGTGCCGATCTACCTCGGTGTCTGGGTGCTCCTCACACTCGCCCGGCGGCCTTCGGCGCCCGCGCTGAAGGCGTGGCTGGGCGGATTCGCCGAGGGCTGGCGGGCGCCGTGCGGTGTTCGTCGGCCCATGAAGTGGCGTACCGTGTGGCGGCTCACCCGACTGGGCCGACCACCGGTGATCTGA
- a CDS encoding CDP-alcohol phosphatidyltransferase family protein: MPRPSVAELRPVVHPEGVKDRRSGEHWAGRLYMREISLHVDPYLVNTRITPNQLTYLMVVVGVIGGAVLLVPGLTGAILAVVLFQLYLLLDCVDGEVARWRGQTSVTGVYLDRIGHYICEAALLVGFGVRGADAFGDGRPEWLWAFLGTIAALGAILIKAETDLVDVARQRSGLSAVKDEASVPRSSGLALARRAAAALKFHRLVGGIEASLFILVCAILDMVQSDLFFTRLGIAILAGIAVVQTLLHLVSILASSRLK, encoded by the coding sequence ATGCCAAGACCATCCGTAGCTGAACTCCGCCCGGTCGTTCACCCGGAGGGAGTGAAGGACCGGAGAAGCGGCGAACACTGGGCCGGACGCCTCTACATGCGAGAGATCTCGCTGCACGTCGACCCCTACCTGGTGAACACCCGGATCACGCCCAACCAGCTGACCTACCTCATGGTCGTGGTCGGAGTGATCGGCGGTGCCGTACTGCTGGTGCCCGGACTCACCGGCGCGATCCTCGCCGTGGTGCTCTTCCAGCTCTACCTGCTGCTCGACTGCGTCGACGGGGAGGTCGCCCGCTGGCGCGGCCAGACCTCGGTGACCGGGGTCTACCTCGACCGCATCGGTCACTACATCTGCGAGGCGGCCCTGCTGGTCGGCTTCGGTGTGCGCGGCGCCGATGCCTTCGGCGACGGGCGCCCCGAGTGGCTCTGGGCCTTCCTCGGCACCATCGCGGCACTGGGCGCCATCCTGATCAAGGCCGAGACGGACCTGGTCGACGTCGCCCGGCAGCGCAGCGGCCTGTCCGCCGTCAAGGACGAGGCTTCGGTCCCGCGCTCCTCGGGACTCGCGCTCGCCCGTCGGGCCGCCGCGGCGCTGAAGTTCCACCGGCTCGTCGGCGGCATCGAGGCCAGCCTCTTCATCCTGGTGTGCGCGATCCTCGACATGGTCCAGAGCGATCTGTTCTTCACCCGTCTCGGCATCGCGATCCTGGCCGGCATCGCCGTCGTCCAGACGCTGTTGCACCTGGTCTCGATCCTCGCCTCCAGCAGGCTCAAGTGA
- a CDS encoding cation diffusion facilitator family transporter — protein sequence MGAGHDHGHSHSHAPPTGTAAAAYKGRLRIALTITLSVMVLEIIGGVITGSLALVADAAHMATDGVGLAMALLAIHFANRPPSQTRTFGLARAEILAALANCLLLLGVGGFVLFEAVERFITPAETQGGLTIVFALVGMVANIISLSLLVRGQKESLNVRGAYLEVLADTLGSLAVLVSATIIITTGWQTADPIASLVIALMIVPRTFKLLRETLNVLLESAPKDVDMADVRAHITALPGVEDVHDLHAWTITSGMPVLSAHVVVSPSALEAEGHEKILHDLQECLGDHFDVEHCTFQLEPVGHAEHEARVCH from the coding sequence ATGGGGGCTGGGCACGACCACGGACACTCGCACTCGCACGCACCGCCGACGGGGACCGCAGCCGCGGCCTACAAGGGGCGGTTGCGGATCGCACTCACGATCACGCTCAGCGTGATGGTGCTGGAGATCATCGGCGGTGTGATCACCGGTTCCCTCGCCCTGGTCGCCGATGCGGCCCACATGGCGACCGACGGCGTCGGTCTCGCCATGGCACTGCTGGCCATCCACTTCGCCAATCGACCCCCCAGCCAGACCCGCACCTTCGGTCTCGCCCGGGCGGAGATACTCGCGGCGCTCGCGAACTGTCTGCTGCTGCTCGGCGTCGGCGGTTTCGTCCTCTTCGAGGCGGTGGAGCGGTTCATCACCCCGGCCGAGACGCAAGGCGGCCTGACCATCGTCTTCGCCCTGGTCGGCATGGTTGCCAACATCATCTCCCTCTCGCTGCTCGTGCGCGGCCAGAAGGAGAGCCTCAATGTGCGCGGGGCGTATCTGGAGGTGCTGGCGGACACCCTCGGGTCCCTCGCCGTCCTGGTGTCCGCCACGATCATCATCACGACCGGCTGGCAGACGGCCGACCCGATCGCTTCGCTGGTGATCGCCCTGATGATCGTGCCACGCACCTTCAAGCTGCTCCGGGAGACGCTGAACGTCCTCCTTGAGTCCGCCCCCAAGGACGTCGACATGGCCGATGTGCGGGCCCACATCACTGCCCTGCCGGGCGTGGAGGACGTCCACGATCTACACGCCTGGACCATCACCTCCGGAATGCCGGTCCTCTCGGCGCATGTGGTGGTGAGCCCCAGCGCCCTGGAGGCGGAGGGCCACGAGAAGATCCTGCACGACCTCCAGGAGTGCCTGGGGGACCACTTCGATGTGGAGCACTGCACCTTCCAACTGGAGCCCGTCGGCCATGCCGAGCACGAGGCGAGGGTGTGCCACTGA
- the galE gene encoding UDP-glucose 4-epimerase GalE: MSWLITGGAGYIGAHVARAMLGAGERVVILDDVSSGIVERLPQEVPLVRGSVLDRKVVDHTIATHDVTGVVHLAAKKQVGQSVEQPLHYYQENIHGLTVLLDAVVKAGVQRFLFSSSAAVYGVPELDLIPESAPCVPINPYGETKLAGEWLVRATGKAHGLSTACLRYFNVAGTATPELADTGVFNIIPMFFDRITRGEAPRIFGADYPTPDGTCIRDYIHVADLANAHLTVARRLTEGDVRGDLTVNIGRGVGVSVRELADLVAEVTGYTAEPVVEPRRPGDAAKAVASVGLIGDELGWSASHGVREMVESAWAGWRLRHPE; encoded by the coding sequence ATGAGTTGGCTGATTACAGGTGGAGCGGGGTATATCGGCGCGCATGTGGCGCGGGCGATGCTGGGGGCGGGCGAGCGGGTCGTAATCCTGGACGATGTGTCGTCGGGGATCGTCGAACGCCTCCCGCAAGAGGTTCCGCTTGTGCGCGGTTCAGTACTGGACCGGAAAGTGGTGGATCACACCATCGCGACTCACGATGTCACGGGGGTTGTACATCTAGCAGCGAAGAAGCAGGTCGGGCAGTCTGTCGAGCAGCCGCTCCACTACTACCAGGAGAACATTCACGGTCTGACCGTGTTGTTGGATGCTGTCGTCAAGGCGGGTGTTCAGAGGTTCCTCTTCTCCTCTTCGGCAGCGGTGTACGGGGTCCCTGAGCTGGACTTGATCCCGGAGTCGGCACCCTGCGTGCCGATCAACCCCTACGGAGAGACCAAACTGGCCGGGGAATGGCTGGTGCGGGCCACGGGCAAGGCGCATGGACTGTCGACGGCCTGTCTGCGCTACTTCAACGTGGCGGGCACGGCCACACCGGAGCTGGCCGATACCGGGGTCTTCAACATCATCCCGATGTTCTTCGACCGCATCACCCGCGGCGAGGCACCCCGGATCTTCGGCGCTGACTATCCGACGCCGGACGGCACCTGCATCCGGGACTACATCCATGTCGCCGATCTCGCGAACGCCCACCTCACCGTGGCGCGCCGACTGACCGAGGGGGATGTGCGCGGTGATCTCACCGTCAACATCGGCCGGGGAGTCGGCGTCTCCGTGCGGGAGCTCGCCGATCTGGTGGCTGAGGTGACCGGCTACACCGCGGAGCCCGTGGTCGAGCCTCGGCGGCCCGGTGACGCGGCGAAGGCGGTGGCGTCGGTCGGGCTGATCGGCGACGAGCTGGGATGGTCCGCATCGCACGGGGTGCGCGAGATGGTCGAGTCCGCCTGGGCCGGATGGCGACTGCGGCACCCCGAGTAG
- a CDS encoding enoyl-CoA hydratase/isomerase family protein: protein MESPAQPSTPPRVTHSVTDGVATVVISNPAKRNAMTGSMWRELAELLGPLAGDRDVRALVLTGEGGTFCAGADIAALRGTGESSQSLAARAEEALAAFPKPTLAAVRGHCVGGGCQLAAACDLRFAEEGALFGVTPARLGIVYPSSSTRRLVSLIGPSAAKYLLFSAELIDTDRALRTGLVDEVVPTGQLGQRVAAFTRTLAARSQLTQAAAKEFAAGRVDRDAYWAEQARSADEATEGVAAFLERRAPRFTWTVPEPAPERRPGDLRHR from the coding sequence ATGGAGTCACCAGCCCAGCCGAGCACCCCACCGCGGGTGACACACAGCGTCACCGACGGTGTGGCCACCGTGGTGATCAGCAACCCGGCCAAGCGCAACGCCATGACCGGATCGATGTGGCGGGAGCTGGCGGAGCTGCTCGGACCGCTGGCCGGCGACCGAGACGTACGGGCTCTGGTGCTCACCGGGGAGGGTGGCACGTTCTGCGCCGGCGCCGACATCGCCGCGCTGAGGGGGACCGGGGAGTCGTCGCAGTCTCTTGCGGCCCGTGCGGAGGAAGCCCTGGCGGCCTTTCCCAAGCCGACGCTGGCCGCCGTGCGCGGCCACTGCGTGGGCGGCGGGTGCCAGCTCGCGGCGGCCTGCGATCTGCGGTTCGCCGAGGAGGGTGCGCTGTTCGGGGTGACGCCGGCCAGGCTGGGCATCGTCTATCCGTCCTCCTCGACGCGTCGGCTGGTGTCGTTGATCGGCCCGTCCGCGGCCAAGTACCTGCTGTTCTCCGCCGAGCTGATCGACACGGACCGGGCGCTCAGGACCGGCTTGGTGGACGAGGTCGTGCCGACGGGACAGCTGGGCCAGCGCGTCGCAGCCTTCACCCGGACCCTCGCCGCTCGCTCGCAACTCACCCAGGCCGCGGCCAAGGAGTTCGCCGCAGGCCGGGTGGACCGGGATGCCTACTGGGCGGAGCAGGCGCGCTCGGCCGACGAGGCGACGGAGGGCGTCGCGGCCTTTCTGGAACGTCGTGCACCGCGGTTCACCTGGACGGTTCCGGAGCCGGCGCCCGAGCGTCGCCCTGGGGACCTGCGCCACCGCTGA
- a CDS encoding ATP-binding protein: MESRGSVPAHPLAYEGVWRFTAPTVEVSVPQSRQAVRDLLRRQCVPMGDDLLQGILLIVSELVTNAVKHAAVLSPEVVVEVTVVARGVRVCVEDDHPYRPQALETDWRQTGGRGLHLVREITREAGGSYAVEHTARGGKVVWVELPLTRC; encoded by the coding sequence ATGGAGAGCCGCGGGAGCGTCCCTGCGCATCCACTGGCATACGAGGGCGTCTGGCGGTTCACCGCCCCGACGGTCGAGGTGTCAGTGCCCCAGTCACGACAGGCGGTGCGCGACCTCCTGCGCCGCCAGTGCGTCCCGATGGGGGACGACCTGCTCCAGGGGATCCTTCTGATCGTCTCGGAGCTCGTCACCAACGCGGTCAAGCACGCCGCAGTGCTCTCGCCCGAGGTGGTCGTGGAGGTCACCGTCGTCGCCCGAGGCGTCCGGGTCTGCGTCGAGGACGACCATCCGTACCGTCCTCAGGCGCTGGAGACGGACTGGCGGCAGACCGGGGGCCGCGGATTGCATCTGGTGCGGGAGATCACGCGCGAGGCGGGCGGCAGCTACGCCGTCGAACACACCGCGCGGGGTGGAAAGGTCGTATGGGTAGAGCTGCCGCTCACACGGTGCTGA
- a CDS encoding DUF5941 domain-containing protein gives MPTAILTGPPVPGSSLDGDLRSLGFDVRVSSEAERTAEILAAVPADERVALVDARFVGHVHSLRLALTDPRFPVAAVPGALTAQPAARSALKGAVTAVEARGAEYAVRLDQALPDLLAEDLTADGTAVHRPELGSLVATVPDDPQARNEARQAVAAVDEEAVRLRSAVKARDGFFTTFAISPYSRYLARWCARRGFTPNQVTTASLITALIAAGAAATGTRAGYVAAGVLLLFSFVLDCTDGQLARYSLQYSTMGAWLDATFDRAKEYAYYAGLALGAARGGDDVWGLALAAMVLQTCRHVVDFSFNEANHDAVSNTSPTAALSDRLDSVGWTVWVRRMIVLPIGERWAMIAVLTAVTTPRIVFYALLIGCSFAACYTTAGRLLRSLTRKAERTDRAAGALHDLADCGPLAEAVARAAHGVVRGLPALAAPVIAFLGAAGLVTTAALSDYGSPWPLIAAVLYAVTSGIAVARPLKGALDWLVPPIFRAAEYGTLLALAARAEVEGATGALPAAFGLVAAVAYHHYDTVYRIRGGTGAPPHWLVRAIGGQEGRIAAVTLLAALVGGTGFTIALTTLAAVIALVVLVESIRFWVSSSAPAVHDEGETA, from the coding sequence CTGCCGACCGCCATCCTCACCGGTCCGCCCGTGCCCGGATCGTCCCTCGATGGCGATCTGCGGTCCCTGGGCTTCGACGTACGGGTCTCATCGGAGGCCGAGCGCACCGCCGAGATCCTGGCGGCGGTGCCCGCCGACGAGCGGGTCGCCCTCGTGGACGCTCGGTTCGTCGGCCATGTCCACTCCCTGCGCCTCGCCCTGACCGACCCCCGGTTCCCGGTGGCCGCCGTACCCGGTGCGCTCACCGCGCAGCCGGCCGCGCGCTCCGCCCTCAAGGGAGCGGTGACCGCCGTGGAGGCCCGGGGCGCCGAATACGCGGTACGGCTGGACCAGGCACTGCCCGACCTCCTCGCCGAAGATCTGACCGCGGACGGCACGGCCGTCCACCGTCCGGAACTCGGCTCCCTCGTGGCGACCGTGCCCGACGACCCCCAGGCCCGCAACGAAGCACGCCAGGCCGTCGCCGCCGTGGACGAAGAGGCCGTACGCCTGCGTTCCGCGGTCAAGGCCCGGGACGGCTTCTTCACCACCTTCGCGATCAGCCCCTACTCGCGCTACCTCGCCCGCTGGTGTGCCCGACGGGGGTTCACCCCCAACCAGGTCACCACCGCGTCCCTGATCACCGCCCTGATCGCGGCGGGTGCCGCCGCCACCGGCACCCGGGCCGGCTATGTGGCCGCCGGAGTCCTGCTGCTGTTCTCCTTCGTCCTGGACTGCACCGACGGACAGCTCGCCCGCTACTCGCTCCAGTACTCGACGATGGGCGCCTGGCTCGACGCGACCTTCGACCGGGCCAAGGAGTACGCCTACTACGCGGGTCTGGCACTCGGTGCGGCCCGGGGCGGCGATGACGTGTGGGGGCTTGCGCTCGCCGCGATGGTCCTCCAGACCTGTCGTCACGTCGTGGACTTCTCCTTCAACGAGGCCAACCACGACGCCGTCTCCAACACCAGCCCCACCGCGGCGCTCTCCGACCGGCTGGACAGCGTGGGCTGGACGGTCTGGGTCCGACGGATGATCGTGCTCCCTATCGGCGAGCGCTGGGCCATGATCGCCGTCCTGACGGCCGTCACCACCCCCCGGATCGTCTTCTACGCGCTGCTCATCGGGTGCTCCTTCGCCGCCTGCTACACGACCGCGGGCCGTCTGCTGCGCTCGTTGACCCGCAAGGCGGAGCGGACCGACCGCGCCGCCGGCGCCCTTCATGACCTCGCCGACTGCGGCCCGCTGGCCGAAGCGGTCGCACGGGCCGCGCACGGTGTCGTCCGCGGGCTGCCCGCACTCGCCGCACCCGTGATCGCGTTCCTCGGAGCGGCCGGGCTCGTCACCACCGCCGCACTGAGCGACTACGGTTCCCCCTGGCCCCTGATCGCCGCCGTGCTGTACGCCGTCACCTCCGGCATCGCGGTCGCCCGCCCCCTCAAGGGAGCGCTCGACTGGCTGGTTCCCCCGATCTTCCGCGCCGCCGAGTACGGCACGCTGCTGGCACTGGCGGCCCGCGCCGAGGTCGAGGGCGCCACCGGGGCCCTGCCCGCGGCCTTCGGGCTGGTCGCGGCAGTCGCCTACCATCACTACGACACGGTGTATCGAATCCGGGGGGGCACTGGCGCGCCTCCGCACTGGCTGGTGCGGGCGATCGGCGGGCAAGAGGGCCGGATCGCGGCCGTCACGCTGCTGGCCGCCCTGGTCGGTGGCACCGGATTCACCATCGCGCTGACGACCCTCGCCGCGGTCATTGCCCTCGTGGTGCTGGTCGAGAGCATCCGCTTCTGGGTGTCCTCCTCCGCACCCGCCGTACATGACGAAGGAGAAACCGCATGA